The Amycolatopsis nigrescens CSC17Ta-90 genomic interval AGGCGACCCCCGCCCCGAAACCCGCCGCCGCCATCCCGCGCCGGTCCGGCACCACGACCAGCTCCGGGCTACCAAGGCGGGCCGGCGGCACGCACGCCCCCGCACCGCCCCGGCCGCGACCGACCACGGCCCCGTCGCCCGCGGCGAACCCAGCGAGCACGGGGACGACGCCGAACGGGCTGCCGAGGCGGGTTTCCCGCAGCATCAAGAACGCGGACACCAGCCCACCGTCACAACCGTCCGTCTTCGACGAGAAGGCCGGGCACGAGCAGTTGATCGCCGATCTCGGCGCGTTCTCCGACGGTGAGCGGGAAGCGCGTGCGCAGCAGGGTGACGGCGGCAGCGAGAAACCAGCCGAGGGAAACCAGCAGTGACCACCGACAGCCCCAGCAAGAGCGACTTCACCTGGCTGCTCAACGACTTCGTGCAGAAGGTGCACGGTGTCACGCACGCCTTGATCATGTCCTCGGACGGCTTCCCGCTGACCGCTTCGGAGGCGGTCGGCGTGGACGACGCGGAGCAGCTCGCGGCCATCTCCAGCGGGCTGCTCAGCCTCGCCGGCAACAGCGCGGCCCTGTTCGGGAAGGGGTCCTGCGAGCAGATCATCATCCGGCTCACGCACGGGTACTTCCTGTTCATGGGCATCGGCACCGGCGCCGGCCTTGCCGTGCTGACCGGGCCGGAATGCGACATGAAGGTGGTCGCCTACGAGATGACCCAGTTCGTGGCGAACGCCGGCCACGTGCTGACCTCCGACGCACGTGCCGACCTGCGGCAGGTGCTCACCGCCCGCCGGCCGGGACCAGGAGGTGCTGACCCTGTCCAGCGATGAGGCCCCAGTCGCCCCGGCGAAGCCCGCGAAGAAGATGCGGAGCAGACGAGTCCGGCCGTACGCCCTGACCGGCGGCCGCACCAGAACCCGGCACCACCTGCTGGTGGAGACGCTGATCTCGGTCCCCCAGTACGACCCTTCGCTCAGCGACGCGCTGATGCCGGAGTCACGCGCGCTCTACGAACGCGCGCGCGTGCAGATCTCCATCGCCGAGCTTTCGGTGGCGCTCGCGCTGCCGCTCGGCGTCATCCGCGTCCTGGTCAGCGATCTGGCGTCGCAGGGCGCGATCTTCATCCACCCCACCGCCTACGCGTACCAGAACGACCACCACGTGCTCGAGAGGATCCTCGATGGACTCAAGCAGCTACCCGTCTGAAACGGGTTTGCTGACCATCTCCGCGAAGATCGTCATCGCCGGTGGGTTCGGGGTCGGCAAGACCACCATGGTCGGCTCGGTGTCCGAAGTACCGCCGCTGAACAACGAAGCGTGGATGACTGAAGCCAGCGAGGGCGTCGACGACCTGCCCCCGAACGGCAAGAAGTCGACCACCACCGTGGCGATGGACTTCGGCCGGATCTCCCTGCATTCGGACCTGCTGCTGTACCTGTTCGGCACGCCGGGCCAGCCGCGGTTCTGGTTCCTCTGGGACGACCTCTCGCGCGGTGCGCTCGGCGCGATCGTGCTGGTGGACACCCGCCGGATCGACGAGTCGTTCGCGGCCATCAACTACTTCGAGAACGACTCCGACCTGCCGTTCATCGTCGCGGTCAACCTGTTCGACGGAGAGCTCCGGCACGAGCTGGACGAGGTGCGCGACGCGCTCGCGCTGAGCCCGGACACACCGCTGATCGCCTGCGACGCCCGCGACCGCGCCTCTTCGGTGGAGGCGCTGCGCGAGCTCGTCACGCACACTCTCGCGCTGGCGAAGGTTTCCACCCCCGGCTGAGACCGTTTCTCCTTGGAGGGGATAGCGAATATGCGCAAGGTTCTGATCGTCGGCGCCGGGCAGTCCGGCTTGCAGCTCGCGTTGAGCCTGCTGGACCACGATTACGACGTCACGGTGATGTCCGCGCGCACCCCGGACGAGATCCGCGCCGGCAAGGTGATGTCCACCCAGTGCATGTTCAACACGGCGCTGCAGCACGAACGGGACCACGAGCTGAACCTGTGGGAGGCCGAGACCGTCCGGGTGGAGGGCCTCGGGTTGTCCGTCGCCGCGCCGGACGGCAGCAGGGCGCTGGACTGGGTGGCCAAGCTGGACGCCTACGCGCAGTCGGTGGACCAGCGGGTGAAGATGGCGGGCTGGCTGGAGCTGTTCGAGGAACGCGGCGGCAAGCTGGTCATCCACGGGGTGACCACCGCCGACCTGAACTCGCTGGCCACGCTGTACGACCTGGTCGTGGTGGCCGCCGGCAAGGGCGAACTGGTGCAGTTGTTCGACCGCGACCCGGAGCTTTCCCCGTACACCAAGCCGCAGCGCGCGCTTTCGGTCGCCTATGTGCACGGGCTGGCGCCGCGGCCGGAGCATCCGGACTACTCGGCGGTGCGGTTCAACATCATCCCTGGCGTCGGCGAGCTGTTCATCATTCCGGGCTACACGCTCACCGGTAACTGCGAGATCCTGTTCTTCGAGGGCATTCCCGGCGGTCCGCTGGACTGCTTCTCGGACCGGCCGTCCGCGCAGGATCATCTGGACCGGATGCTGGGGCTGATCAAGCAGTACCTGCCATGGGAGTACGCGCGCTGCGGTGAGGTGGAGCTGACCGACGACCGGGCCACCCTGGCCGGCGGTTACACCCCGGTGGTGCGCCGCCCGGCCGGCGAGCTGCCCTCCGGCGGCAACGTGCTCGGCATGGCCGATGTGGTGGTGGCGAACGACCCGATCACCGGGCAGGGCTCGAACAACGCCAGCAAGTGCGCCGCGTCCTACCTGGAGTCCATTCTGGCCCGCGGTGACCAGCCGTTCGACCGTGCCTGGATGCAGGCGGCCTTCGACGACTACTGGACCTACGCGCAGCACGTGACGACCTGGACCAACGCGATGCTCCAGCCGCCGCCCCCGCACGTCCTGGAGATCCTCGGCGCGGCCGGCCAGAAGCCCGCTGTCGCGCGGCGTTTCGCCAACGGCTTCGAAGACCCTTCGGACTTCCAGCACTGGTTCCTCGATCCGGAAAAGGCGGCGACTTACCTGGCCACCGTCTGACGTCGTGAGTGAAAAGTGTTGCCCCGGCAACACTTTTCACTCACGACCGCTGACCTGGGGTTTCGGGGTCGATCCAGGCCAGTAGCAGGTCGTTCTCGTGGCCGTACCTGGCGACGATCGTTTCCGCCGTGCTCCCCTGGCAGTAGACGGTCTTGCTGTGCGGTGTCGGAGGTAGGTAGGCGAGCGCCTCGTCGCGCCATTGCAGACCCCAGCCGACGATCTCCAGATCCCAGACGTCGCCGTCCTGGTCGCGGTGCACGCCGATCAACGAGAACCGGCGTGGCGCGTGCTCGGAATGCAGCAGCCGGATAGCCAGCTTCATATCCGCTTCAGTGAACGAAAGCCCTTCGCACGCCGTACGCCATAGCTTCGCTTCATTGCCTCTCTCCATTTTGCGCCCCTCGCAATTTCCGCGGTGTATTCCTCATTTGCCAATTGAGGCGGTAGAGAGTACACAGATAATCACTCAGCGCAAGGACGCTATCAAGGAGCAGGGGATGACCAGTTCGAAACAGGCCACCGTGAGCGGCCGCGGCCTCGGCGGAGAATTGCGGCTACTGCGACAGGACAGGGGGAAGACCGGCGTCGAGGTGGCGACCGTCCTCGGCTGGCAGCCGTCGAAACTTTCCCGCATCGAGACCGGCCAGCAGGGCATCAGCGTAGCGGACACCGCTTCGATTCTGGTGATCTACAGCGTGATCGGCCAGGAGCGCGACCGCCTGCTCAAGATGGCCGAACGCTCCGGCCAGGAAGGCTGGTGGGACTCCCACACCAGCCTCTCCAAGGAGAGCAAAACCCTCATCCAACTGGAGTCCGACGCCACCGCCATCTTCACGTTCCACCCCCTCCTGGTCCCCGGACTCCTCCAAACCCCGGACTACATCCGCGCGGTGATGGAAGCCTGCCGCATAAGCAAACAGGACATCGATGCCCGGGTGGCGGCTCGCATGGGCCGGCAGATGATTCTGTCGAGGCACAACCCGCCGGGTTTCGAAGTCATCGTGGATGAGATGGTTCTACGCCGCGTACTCGGCGATCCCAAGATCATGGTCCGCCAACTCCGCCACCTCATCGAGTCCACCGAACGGGCTAATTTCAGCCTGCGAGTATTGCCCCTGTCGCTAGGCGGCCACCCCGGCCTGGACGGCTCTTTCCATTTTCTGGACTTCGAGAAGGCCAAACCGGTGGTGTATCTCGATCACAAGATTTCCGGGCTCTTCCTGGAGGAGTCTTCTGAAGTGGCGTTCTACCGCGGTGAGATGGATAAACTGAGGCAGGTGGCTCTGAACAGCTCGGAGTCCATCGACCTCGTTGCGAGCGTCGCACAGGAGCACGACCAGGAGTAGGGAGCTTTGAGATGGCGCTGACCGGAGCAGACCTTCCCAACGCCATCTGGCACAAGTCCAGCTACAGCGGCTCCAACGCGGAGTGCGTCGAGGTCTCCCACGCCCCCGACCTGGTCGCCGTCCGCGACTCCAAGCACCCCGCTGGCGGCGTCCTCCCCCTCACCCCCACCACCTTCGCCGCTTTCCTGAACACCCTCCGCTGACCGCGGTCACTCGCTCCGAGCGGCCCCGCCCGCTTGGTTCGCGCGGTACCCGTGCTTCTCAGCCGAGGATTCAAGGCGGTCCAGTGCCGTAATCGGGAACTGCCACCCCCACTGCGGCATATAGCCAGAGGAGTCGGTATCACGACGGCGGGCCTCACGGAACTCGCGGGTGAACACCCGGACGAGCTCCGCCGTGGGGACGGCAAGTCCGGCGATCATGTCTCCACGACGAGGCAACCACGTCTTCTCGGTGCCGAGCCAGCCCGCATCCTGGTAGCTGCTCACAACCACACCGCTCATCCCGGTGGCAGATTGCGCGAAGTCGATGAAGTGCCCTCCGGGCTCTGCGGGAAACGAGGTCGAACACAGTCGAGCACCATTTGAAATAGCTTCAACCGCTTCGACAAGCTCCCGCAGGGAGTTCACAAGATTGGTGGCTCTGAAGTCAGCAGATCCCGTCTCGTGGCGCAAACCAAAGTCAAACCAACCATACCTGAACGTGAGTTCAACGGAAAACGACTCGTTCACCTCCCTCTGATTCTTGACAAAGAGGTGGGTCGCAAGAAGTCACCCATTGCGACCCACCTCGACGGGTTCGTCAGCCGATACCCACGGCACATCCCGCCCAGTTGTTACTTACCGGGCTGCCAGGGTTGGAGGTGTATGCGGTCAGCATGTCGTGAGTGCTGTTGTCAGTGAGCACAAATCCCGTAGTACCCGAGCCCGCGTTGGCGTAAGTGAAAAGCGTTGAGTTGGGCACCTTCCCCGGCTCCGTTGTACCGAACGTCAACGTCCCGGCCGTGCACTTGAGAAAGTTCCCGGAGTCGGTCCGGACTGGGTGGCCATCTTCGATGTGCAATAGACCCTTGGTCGGGTCACCACACAACAGTCGATAGTCGGTGGCCCCAATTGATACGGTTTGGACCACATCGTACGGGCCGGCAGCCCCGTTGAAGCAACTCTCCAGCGGAACTTCCTGTACTAAACCAGGCTCACCGGCACTAGCCGGAGCGGCTCCAATGAATGCGCTGAGCAAGAACCCAGAAAACAGTGCTACCAGCGGCCTCGCCACTTTGAACAAAATTTCTCCCCTGTAGCAGATGGACTGACACTCATCAGTAGACAGCGGGTTCCCGGCCGGAGACACACTCAATTCACGAGATAAACTCACCCTCGAACATTCGACGAGCGCGACGACCAAACCCCACAATAAGAGACCCACCCTCTGCCTGCCAGGCTAGTTTCGACCTCCGATAGTAGATACCCCCAAATGAGTGAAGGCAGTAAATAACCAACCCCACTCGCAGCCACTAGCCACACAGCTACCCGCCACTCAGCCATTCGGGGGGTCCAGGGGGGCGGAGCCCTCCCTGGCGGGGGTCTGGGGGTCCGACCCCCAGTGAAATGCGAAAGAGGCGCGGCTCGCGAATTCCGCGAGCACACGCCTCCCAGCCTCTGTAGCGGGGACAGGATTTGAACCTGCGACCTCTGGGTTATGAGCCCAGCGAGCTACCGAACTGCTCCACCCCGCGTTGTGTGATACCCACCTTACGCCCCGCTGGCTGCGGGGTGCAAAGCAGGTGTCACTTGGGTAACCAGCGTCACCTGCCGGGGGTGTTACCCCGTGCCGCCGGCGCCCTTTGCCTCGTCATAGCGCTTCGAAGCGGCGTCGAGTTCGGCAAGCGCCGCACCCTGCTCGGTGAAGTTCCCACTTTGCTGAGCCGCCCTGAGCTTGCCGAGCGCCGTCTGGATGTCGGCCACGGCCTGGTCCAGTGCCGCGTTGCCCTGGCCCGGCTGCGGGAGCGGCACGCCCTGCGACTGGGTCGGCGGCGTGGTGGTGGGATCGGTCGGCGGTGTGGACGGCTGTTCCGGCGGGGTCGTCGCCCCGGCCGCGCCTTCACCGAAGACCTTCGCGAGCGCCTTGTCGAGGTTGGTGTCGAAACCAATCCTCGGCCCATACGCCACCAGTACCCGCGCCAGCTGGGGGTAGCTGTTCTGGTTTCGCTGACGGATATAGATCGGTTCCACGTAGAGGAACCCGTTCCCCACCGGCAGGGTGAGCAGGTTTCCGTTGATGATGTCAACGCTCTGGTTGCCGAGCAGTGTCCGCTGCTGGGCGAACCCCTGGTCACTCTGGAATCTGTTCTGCACCTGGACCGGACCGTCGGTCTGGTTGCTGCCGTCGTTGGGTAGCCGGAGCACTCGTATCTTGCCGTAGTCCTGCGGATCGGAAGACACCGAAACCCAGGCCGCCAGATACTGCCGTTGCAAGGCGGTCAGCGAGCTGGTGAGCTGGAAACGCTGTTGGTTGTTCTCGCCGGGGACCCCTGCCAGCACGTAGTACGCGGGCTGTTTCGGCCCGTTGCCGTTCACGTCCAGGCCGCCCTCCTGGGTCGGGTCCTGCGGCACGTTCCAGAAGGTCTGGGTGCTGAAGAACTCACCCGGATCCTTCACGTGGTACTTCGACAGCAGCTCGCGCTGAACCTTGAACATGTCCTCCGGATACCGGAAGTGCGCCCGCAGATCCGGCGAGATCTCCGACTGCGGCTTGACGGTGCCGGGGAACACCTTCTCCCACGCCTTGAGCACCGGATCCTTGTCGTCCACCTGGTACAGCGTCACGGTGCCGTTGAACGCGTCCACGGTGGCTTTGACCGAGTTGCGGATGTAGTTGATGGAGTTGTTCGCCTGCCTGGCCACGCCGGAGAGCGAGTCCTGGGTGGCCTGGCCGAACCCGGTCTTCTGCGCATACGGGAAGTTGTCGATCGTGGTGTAACCGTCGACGATCCACTGGATCTTGCCGTCCACCACCGCCGGGTACGGGTCGCCGTCCACCTTCAACCAGGGCGCGACCTTGCCGACCCGCTCCCGCGGGTCCCGGTTGTACATGATCTTGGAGCCTTCGCTGATGGCGTCCGAGAAGAGGATGTTGCGCTCGCCGTTCTCGGCGGCGAACACCAGGCGGTTGAACCAGTTGTCGATCGGCACCCCGCCGCTGCCCTTGTACAGATAGCTGCGGTCCGCCGCGGTGTCGTACTCCCCCGGCGCCTTGCCCTGCTCGCCGCCGACGATCGCGTAGTCGGTGGCCAGCTCCCCGTAATAGATCCGGGGCTCGTCGACCTTGATGCCACCGGCGGTCGGGTTCTGCGTGTCACTGGTGGTGGTGACCGGGTAGCCGCCGTCGCTGTTGGCACCCTCCACCGCGCGGTCGATCTTGTTGGCCGGCGCGGCGACGAACCCGTTCCCGTGCGTGTAGACCAGGTGCCGGTTGATCCAGGTCTTCTGGTTGTCGAACAGGCCCTCGGTCCTGATCTCCTTGGCCGCCACGATGTAGTCCTGCGTATCGCCGTCCACCGTGTAACGGTCCACGTCGAGCTTCTCCGGGAACCCGTAGAAGTTCTCCCGGCCGACACGCTGGGTGAAGGTCGGGGTAAGCACGTTCGGGTCGAGCAACCGGATGTTCGGGACGGTGCTCTGATCGGCCTTGATGGTCGCGGCCGTCGCCTCGGGTTTTCCGCTGTAGTCCTCGTAGCTCACGTCGGTCAGCCCGTATGCCTGCCTGGTGGCATCCATATTGCGCTGGATCGACTGGGCTTCCTTCTCGTTCGCGTTCGGCTTCACCGAGAACTGCTCGAGCACCGCCGGCCATGCCGCGCCGACCAGGATGCCGGACAGGATCAGCAGCACCAGTGCGATCGCCGGCAACTGCACGTTGCGCAGGAAGGCACCGGCGAAGAACGCGATCGCCACGAAAATCGAGATGCACAGCAGGATCCACTTCGCCGGCAGCACCGCGTTCAAGTCGGTGTAGCTGGCACCGGTGAACAGCGAGTTCCGCCCGGAGAACAACAGGTTGTACCGGTCCAGGAAGTATTCGACCGCCTTGAACAGCACGAACAGCCCGATGGTGACCAGCAGCTGCACCCTCGCCGGGCCGGCCAGCTGCCCGCCCTTGCCGGCCAGCCGGATGCCGCCGAACAGGTAGTGCGCGATC includes:
- a CDS encoding roadblock/LC7 domain-containing protein; protein product: MTTDSPSKSDFTWLLNDFVQKVHGVTHALIMSSDGFPLTASEAVGVDDAEQLAAISSGLLSLAGNSAALFGKGSCEQIIIRLTHGYFLFMGIGTGAGLAVLTGPECDMKVVAYEMTQFVANAGHVLTSDARADLRQVLTARRPGPGGADPVQR
- a CDS encoding DUF742 domain-containing protein; amino-acid sequence: MRSRRVRPYALTGGRTRTRHHLLVETLISVPQYDPSLSDALMPESRALYERARVQISIAELSVALALPLGVIRVLVSDLASQGAIFIHPTAYAYQNDHHVLERILDGLKQLPV
- a CDS encoding GTP-binding protein; translated protein: MDSSSYPSETGLLTISAKIVIAGGFGVGKTTMVGSVSEVPPLNNEAWMTEASEGVDDLPPNGKKSTTTVAMDFGRISLHSDLLLYLFGTPGQPRFWFLWDDLSRGALGAIVLVDTRRIDESFAAINYFENDSDLPFIVAVNLFDGELRHELDEVRDALALSPDTPLIACDARDRASSVEALRELVTHTLALAKVSTPG
- a CDS encoding styrene monooxygenase/indole monooxygenase family protein, yielding MRKVLIVGAGQSGLQLALSLLDHDYDVTVMSARTPDEIRAGKVMSTQCMFNTALQHERDHELNLWEAETVRVEGLGLSVAAPDGSRALDWVAKLDAYAQSVDQRVKMAGWLELFEERGGKLVIHGVTTADLNSLATLYDLVVVAAGKGELVQLFDRDPELSPYTKPQRALSVAYVHGLAPRPEHPDYSAVRFNIIPGVGELFIIPGYTLTGNCEILFFEGIPGGPLDCFSDRPSAQDHLDRMLGLIKQYLPWEYARCGEVELTDDRATLAGGYTPVVRRPAGELPSGGNVLGMADVVVANDPITGQGSNNASKCAASYLESILARGDQPFDRAWMQAAFDDYWTYAQHVTTWTNAMLQPPPPHVLEILGAAGQKPAVARRFANGFEDPSDFQHWFLDPEKAATYLATV
- a CDS encoding helix-turn-helix domain-containing protein; protein product: MTSSKQATVSGRGLGGELRLLRQDRGKTGVEVATVLGWQPSKLSRIETGQQGISVADTASILVIYSVIGQERDRLLKMAERSGQEGWWDSHTSLSKESKTLIQLESDATAIFTFHPLLVPGLLQTPDYIRAVMEACRISKQDIDARVAARMGRQMILSRHNPPGFEVIVDEMVLRRVLGDPKIMVRQLRHLIESTERANFSLRVLPLSLGGHPGLDGSFHFLDFEKAKPVVYLDHKISGLFLEESSEVAFYRGEMDKLRQVALNSSESIDLVASVAQEHDQE
- a CDS encoding DUF397 domain-containing protein; this encodes MALTGADLPNAIWHKSSYSGSNAECVEVSHAPDLVAVRDSKHPAGGVLPLTPTTFAAFLNTLR
- a CDS encoding UPF0182 family protein — encoded protein: MATRPPVSLPKLSRRSRILLIIAAVIVLVLLLGARLLDTYVDWLWFGEVGARSVFTTQLLTRIVLFFAVGILVGGVLALSLLIAYRTRPVFVPISGADDPLARYRSTVVGRIRLFGIGIPVIAGLIAGASGQADWQRVQLFLNGTDFNQTDAEFGHDIGFYAFDLPFYNWLLGWVFISLVVGFIGALIAHYLFGGIRLAGKGGQLAGPARVQLLVTIGLFVLFKAVEYFLDRYNLLFSGRNSLFTGASYTDLNAVLPAKWILLCISIFVAIAFFAGAFLRNVQLPAIALVLLILSGILVGAAWPAVLEQFSVKPNANEKEAQSIQRNMDATRQAYGLTDVSYEDYSGKPEATAATIKADQSTVPNIRLLDPNVLTPTFTQRVGRENFYGFPEKLDVDRYTVDGDTQDYIVAAKEIRTEGLFDNQKTWINRHLVYTHGNGFVAAPANKIDRAVEGANSDGGYPVTTTSDTQNPTAGGIKVDEPRIYYGELATDYAIVGGEQGKAPGEYDTAADRSYLYKGSGGVPIDNWFNRLVFAAENGERNILFSDAISEGSKIMYNRDPRERVGKVAPWLKVDGDPYPAVVDGKIQWIVDGYTTIDNFPYAQKTGFGQATQDSLSGVARQANNSINYIRNSVKATVDAFNGTVTLYQVDDKDPVLKAWEKVFPGTVKPQSEISPDLRAHFRYPEDMFKVQRELLSKYHVKDPGEFFSTQTFWNVPQDPTQEGGLDVNGNGPKQPAYYVLAGVPGENNQQRFQLTSSLTALQRQYLAAWVSVSSDPQDYGKIRVLRLPNDGSNQTDGPVQVQNRFQSDQGFAQQRTLLGNQSVDIINGNLLTLPVGNGFLYVEPIYIRQRNQNSYPQLARVLVAYGPRIGFDTNLDKALAKVFGEGAAGATTPPEQPSTPPTDPTTTPPTQSQGVPLPQPGQGNAALDQAVADIQTALGKLRAAQQSGNFTEQGAALAELDAASKRYDEAKGAGGTG